One Pleuronectes platessa chromosome 20, fPlePla1.1, whole genome shotgun sequence DNA window includes the following coding sequences:
- the eloca gene encoding elongin C paralog a produces the protein MDGEERTYGGCEGPDAMYVKLISSDGHEFIVKREHALTSGTIKAMLSGPGQFAENETNEVNFREIPSHVLSKVCMYFTYKVRYTNSSTEIPEFPIAPEIALELLMAANFLDC, from the exons ATGG ACGGTGAAGAGAGAACCTACGGTGGCTGTGAGGGGCCAGACGCCATGTATGTGAAGCTGATCTCCTCAGATGGCCACGAGTTCATAGTGAAACGAGAACATGCCTTGACATCTGGGACTATCAAAGCCATGCTGAGCGGGCCAG GTCAGTTTGCTGAGAATGAAACCAATGAGGTGAACTTCAGGGAGATTCCGTCCCACGTCTTGTCCAAGGTGTGCATGTATTTCACCTACAAGGTCCGTTACACCAACAGCTCCACAGAAATCCCTGAATTCCCCATTGCCCCGGAGATCGCACTGGAACTGCTCATGGCGGCAAACTTTTTGGATTGCTAA